In Streptococcus uberis, a single window of DNA contains:
- a CDS encoding DUF4651 domain-containing protein, producing the protein MNKKTKMTWTGLIGIPTAAVLALLLKEKYQDYQQEKMTADIRQFFSQKGDIELVYFDVPQPQSKERNGGLVMSDGRQYSFTYQKGAIIYQEEKND; encoded by the coding sequence ATGAATAAAAAAACGAAAATGACGTGGACCGGTCTCATTGGAATTCCAACAGCAGCGGTGCTTGCCCTCTTGCTAAAAGAGAAATACCAGGATTATCAGCAAGAAAAAATGACAGCAGACATTCGTCAATTCTTCTCACAAAAGGGAGATATTGAACTTGTCTATTTTGATGTACCTCAACCACAGTCAAAAGAAAGAAATGGTGGTCTTGTGATGTCAGATGGACGTCAATATAGTTTCACTTATCAAAAAGGGGCCATCATCTATCAGGAGGAAAAAAATGATTGA
- a CDS encoding thioredoxin family protein — protein sequence MIEPKSYEELAQIIEKPEKIVLFFTADWCPDCQFIYPVMPEIEAENTDFTFVRVNRDNFMEVAQEWNIFGIPSFVVLENGKEIGRLVNKLRKTKAEINDFLARL from the coding sequence ATGATTGAACCAAAGAGTTACGAAGAATTGGCGCAAATCATCGAGAAACCCGAAAAAATTGTTTTGTTTTTCACAGCGGATTGGTGTCCAGATTGTCAATTTATCTATCCAGTTATGCCAGAAATTGAAGCAGAAAATACCGATTTTACCTTTGTACGTGTTAATCGTGATAACTTTATGGAAGTGGCACAAGAATGGAATATTTTTGGGATTCCAAGCTTTGTGGTCCTTGAAAATGGCAAAGAAATTGGTCGTCTAGTCAATAAATTGCGAAAGACAAAAGCTGAAATTAATGACTTTTTAGCAAGATTATAA
- the ytpR gene encoding YtpR family tRNA-binding protein codes for MIFAYNKEQVGDVLMVILEDSKAIKRQVERHGKVARVFAEEGGRTLAWNIFETSTLIPIQGKGQVFPSSEDVAVLNKELAKEGFTEELEVSPNPVFVVGQIMEMVAHPDSDHLNICQVQVAADQKVQIVAGAPNAKVGLKTIVALPGAMMPNGSLIFPGKLRGEDSFGMMCSPRELALPNAPQKRGIIELDESAIVGQAFDADKHWQG; via the coding sequence ATGATTTTTGCATATAACAAAGAACAAGTTGGTGATGTTTTGATGGTTATCCTTGAAGATAGCAAAGCCATAAAACGTCAGGTTGAGCGACATGGTAAAGTAGCCCGTGTCTTTGCTGAAGAAGGTGGTAGAACCCTTGCTTGGAATATTTTTGAGACGTCAACCCTCATTCCTATCCAAGGTAAGGGTCAAGTCTTTCCAAGTTCTGAAGATGTGGCTGTCTTAAATAAAGAATTAGCCAAAGAAGGATTTACAGAAGAGCTTGAGGTAAGTCCAAATCCTGTTTTTGTTGTCGGACAAATCATGGAAATGGTTGCTCATCCAGATAGTGATCACCTTAATATTTGTCAAGTCCAAGTAGCTGCGGATCAAAAAGTCCAAATAGTAGCAGGTGCTCCAAATGCTAAAGTTGGCTTAAAAACTATTGTAGCTTTACCTGGTGCTATGATGCCAAATGGAAGCCTTATTTTCCCGGGAAAACTACGTGGCGAAGATTCCTTCGGAATGATGTGTTCACCACGTGAATTAGCCTTACCAAATGCCCCACAAAAACGTGGTATTATTGAACTAGATGAGTCAGCTATTGTGGGCCAAGCCTTTGATGCTGATAAACATTGGCAAGGCTAG